The sequence below is a genomic window from Ciona intestinalis chromosome 1, KH, whole genome shotgun sequence.
CACTTGCAATTTTGCATATTAAGGCTTAACAGGTATGAACACAGGCGTATAGCATCGAAACCAGCATTCGTCACTCATGCCATCCACATCGGTGCAATAACGTTGCCACAAAAGTGTGTTCAGAAGAATCATTTGTATCATGTGTAAAAGAGGTGTGTAATTCGATACCCGTGCCAATACCTGACGTACACCCACCCAAATGCTCGACAGTATACATTcgtgtattttaacatttgcGTTGtccattgtatttaaatacgCCCGTTTCAAAATGGCCGACGGTGTGTATTTCCACGCTACCTTTTTCGAAAGTTCGCAAACAACAAATGCGCCAATGGTTGCTTCTTCATGATTATCTTGTATATCAAGGTTTATAACGTGTACTGCTTCCATGGTTTCGGATTCTCGAGTGTTAAAATCTACAAAGACAGAATTTATATCAATGTTAGAAGTACGTTgatcaaaattttaataacctTTTGTTACCTTCCATTATTTGGTCATAAACTCTTTCCTCCAACGTAATAATTACATCAAACTGGCCAACATAGTCTTGAAACCGTTGTGGACGATCTTTGATTCGTCGATTTCGGTCCAACATGTTTAGCACGCCATTCTGTGTATATCTATGTACGTTCGGAGTCAAGGAATACGGATTTCGTATGGTTTATTGTCATTGGTGTGACAGTGTTATGCGCTATATGTGTTATTCTATTTATAATAATgaaagtaatataatatacaaacgcTTAATTGGTGAGAAGATTTGTACgtctttcttttatttaaaaacctgtAAAATATGAAGTTAGTTAATATagtcatttatttgttttaattcacaTAATGTAATTTATGACGTTAATTGCTGTTTGACAAAAAACTCATAGTCCTTCTTCACTTTTTTCCAAGTCGATGAACGTAATCTAAACTGACAGTTTAGACGCGTATATAAAGACTGGCATTTGCTTTTTCAGTTTAGAGCGTTATAGTACTCTACTGCCATCTGGCGGATAGAAAATTGATCTTTTGTAATTTCGAATAATACCACATTGGCTGCATCCAGGCTGACAGGCAAAACACTTTACTACGTGTTCATGTATATCActttattgaatatatatatactgtccTCCGGTGCATAATTTGTATCAAAACTTTGACTTACtttgaaaatacattttcttgAAATTCGAAGCACTTTGTTCAAAACGTCTGAAAAACAGTTACATTACAAATTACTTACATTAAAAACGTGAAATCAGCCGATGATTTTCCAACCAACTACACCGCatacacaaatttttatttatcaaccGACTAATATAGCAAGGAATGTCtgaacaacattttttttcgttaTGTGGgaagggggaagatgggacaccgtttcattaTATTGTCTCGTCGCAATTggaagcaaacaaagaacatttaaagaaatacaaaactgtaccctcacgacttccatataccgttgattatggtttaaaaacggcctggatatttaaatattatgtgctgcaggtgtcccatcttccccccacactctactatatttgttcGCCAACAACAGTGGCTATTAATAGTCCAAATTGTCGGGTTTAGAAAGTAGATTACTTTCGGATTTTAATACTTTCAAGTTTCTAAAAAGCATTATAAGAACAGCATGATATACTTACCCAAATTCAGGATTACCAGTTTGTGACAACGCTACCAAACAAGTGGATACAAATAACTTCATTTTTCCAGAGCTAAGAAAAGGATAGTAGACGAGTGAGCGAATGACAATTCCTACacttctttaaaatatatctaatagcttatatatgtataataaaataaaaattgaaaacacagTAACGACTGCTCTTTGAGACTTCGCATTGAGCTGTTGGgaaaattttcttttagttGGAGTAATACCACAATCGTATTTTTCATTTACTCTTCGGTTCTGGTGCTGGGGCATTCTGTAAAGTAAGTTTGAATGACTTGTAATGCAATGATAACTTAATTTATTagttatctcttcgaatacattAACGAAGATTAAGATGCATTGTACAAAAGAAATTGCAAGCGTTTATACTTGGCTTATAGGACGTCTcaactgtgggataagatgggacaactttattACATAGGATCCAAATATATCCtgtgttttaagcaaataGCACCGCTTTATGGGAAACGtgtggatacggttttataattttttgaaatgtCTTTTTTACTATCAACactcgtgagaatacggttttaacattcttgtgtttttttttgtttactaacaaataggacgagaTATAGAATGAAGCCAATCTTAACCCAAcctacaatataaaatatttatctgtGCAAGAACACCCGATTACAACATATAACAGTTTTCTAAAGCTATAAACTGGTCAAAGGACTAAGTTAGACACGAATTCATAACTTAAAAACAACCAATCACATAGCACCATTATTTTCGCGTCCGATTACGATGTGCGCCAGTCATTAGTGCAAAGAGGCGGACGCGTGCCAACTGTATCAGCACACCCGGTTACTTAgttaacaagttaccatagaggtaactttgcgggtgattTTTATATGTGGCGTACACGTTATACAACCCCCCAAGAGACCATTGGTTTAGAGAAATTTCTGTTGGGAGCAAACTATTTGTCCAAGAACAAACAGGGCTCGCAACGGTGGCACCGTCGAGCTCCAAACCCAATTGGCGAGAGGCGAGCGCCTTAACAGGTGTGCCATGGCGACGAAAAAACTGTGTTTATTGAAATAACATCTAAAGTATAGTACTCTTGGTAGGGGTAAGATAGGGTACAGTTTGCACCGAAATTTCATAttccctgatcgtgttttaaacaattaacaactcgATTTTAGAGTCGCAGGCTAtggttatataactctgtaaacattctttgtttactaccaaatggatcacgaaaagaaaaggaaaacatgttccatcttacccctactGTAAATACAAAAGCTACTAATGTTGCAGAGCAGTTGAtgctttttttcattttaaacaaccagTACATGTGGTGTAAATGTGTTGCACCTCTTGTTGAAGACCTGATTAAGCTGCCTTGACTGAGCATATTGTGGACAATAACAGGACTGACATAGCCCTAATGGCACAAGACCATATCCCAAAAaattaccatgtgtgtaattTGTGGATGCGTATTTTTTCTGCCTGGCTGACAAATTAGATAACCCAtatgttggagcaattgctgacAAATGTCTAGATCACACATTCGCCAACAAAGGTACTCGCAACCAGCCTTAGCAAGCGTGCTTACAACTGTGCCGCTTACAATGGAATTACTTTCTTTGttcttaattatttttttgggtcTTAGAAGTCCAGCTCTAGACAATGTTAATGGTAATAGATGCAAACATGTATCTTGTATTGACTTACAGttgataattttttcaaaaattccTTAGAAAAACGACTATATACTGTGTAGTTGCAACAGAGTGACACTACCATATCTATACATACTTGAATAGTTAAACATACATGTTTACATTAGCATACCATTTGCATATGATAAAATATGCTTATGTCATCATTAACATGCATTAACaagacaatttaaaacataaaacaaatttgaaatacTTACCAACAAATTTTGTAGTTAAGCAGAATAATAAACAGGGAGTAACGCCAGTGCCGGTTCTGTTTgatacctttaaaaaaaatataaaatcagttatatataatatatataaattaaatatctaTAGAAATCCTAAACATTTTAgtgtttgataaatattgttctTCCAGACTAAAAcctgttttttaacattacatgGAAAGAAAATCATATGTGATTTTTGTCTTTTGACCCAGCTTGACTAGgcctatatatacatgttttaaaaacaaaatttacatacTGTTTCTGTGTAAGAAGTTCTTTTCAATCATATGTCAATCATATAGCTGAAAGAAGCAATATTCTCTTCAAAATTATCATCATCCAGTTTCTGTGCTTATATggaaacatatattaaaaaactacaatttatctttttcgtgacttaaaaaactaaaaggaTGCACCAAATTAAgtagaatataaataaatataatagtttttttggTACTGGTACCAATAGTTTACACAGATTTCCTATAAAGGATACAGAtttctgtctttttgtttcaaGTCAGTTAAAATATCATCATATTTTGTACTAAAACTGTAGACGTTTGGTCTATCGGCAGAAGAGCCGGGCAGTTTCACTTGATTTCCCGACCCAAAAGATTCAACCGCATATCCTCGCttactgaaaaaaacaaattattgctTTAGGAATTTGAAATTTCATAATGCAGCCCTTGAGATACTttagtttagaaaaaaaatctttgcCACAACATGTCAAAAATCTGTGCCTGTCTAGTAAATGCATAACATTTGAAGTAATTAAGAAACATCACTTAGTTATTAATGTtaagttgttacaacacaggtgttccgttCCATACACtccatatttaactttgtgcgtgatatttatattttcattaacCTTTTTCCACCTACGAGTTATCAGCAAATTAGGTATCTAACTTCGTAACTTAGTAAGCGATTGTTTTTTTCCGgatggctaacaatttagtAAACCTACAGGACCATCGGGTTGAAACAAtagctgttaagtgtcttgtccaaagacacatataccttcagtaaacattttactaccaaacaaaAGGTACAATTAATTGCACAGCAAGCATCTTTGCCACAATTACATACCaactaattagtaattacaCTGAACAGGttaaacacaaacacataACTTACCTCATACACCTATGTGCTTCCATGCTTCTGTTCATGTTACTCGAGCAAACAACAGCAAAACTTAACTTGGGCATTTTTATAAAGTCAGAATGTGGTTTTGATTGAATTACTTAAAgctacaaaaaaagttttaattagaTACACCATGCAATgttgggatttttttaattaataaataaaaaagtcaatTTTTATTCTCGTTTAAGGACCCATTGACGAtcgttataaaatgggtgtgcCATAGTAGTGTCATTGTACGTTGAAAAAATTAGTTAACAATAGTAAATAGTAATGGTGATTTAATCtatgaaaatttgtatttatttatgaaaaacgttaaaacaaacttttgtaTGTGTTTCCAACAAATTTTAAGCACCAAACTACGATAGAACCCCAAAGATGATTAATTGAATACGATTTAGATTTCTGAAACTATTGTAAAGGTAAATCTCGAAACAAGAGATACGCGATAAAAGTAAACGGAAAAGGCAAATAACATTAAACTCTGCGACAAATTTGAATAATTTGAACCCGATTTTTATCGAGTTTTTACGCTACTTTTACACTTACACAGGTTTGGAAAAGAAAAGGCGTAATAACGTGACGTAAGAGTGAAATGTCAACCAATGTGTCTTGAATGTAAAGTAAAAGAACGGAAATTTTGCGAACGACCATTTTCGGTCTGTTTTTATTGGAACCaccaatataatattacacAAATTCTTTCAAGACTACAcgtttttacaatattaagATATCctagtttaaaagttttattttaaatttctaaaaatcaTGTAATTAATTTGAAGTTAGATAGTGTTGGAGTTGCGTGACTGGACATTTTACTTTACCGTACAAAACGATAGAGATGTCCACGAGCCGTACTCCAGCTACTTTTGGCCAAACCGGAGCGGAGCTGGAGTCTGGTTTAAACATGCTTTCCTTAAAGAATTTTATACATATGCATAAATACGCAGTAAAAGCAAAGGTAGACGTAACTTTGTTAGTTTGAATTAGATTCCTTAGACACAAATAAGGACTCGCACCCAGcctaacatttttaaaacgaaacatGAATTGGacaaaaaagacaaatatGATCATGCATTCACATAAAGGAGACACTCTTTTCCTGGTCATTGcttaacagaatatttttgtcTAGTGTTAAATCATAGACAAATAAGTTGTCTATGGTTAAACACAGAAacaaaaagagtagaacgcgcaactaaTCTCTTTGCAACTACCCTAAACCgcgatatattcttttttctattcacgtgaccgccaactcggTCCCAATTTCGCTTGgtttccattgtaaaagataggcgcacagtggttttaggaggttttagctgtttattttaaaaactacactaactcTTCCAGTTTATTgggccagtttagtttttggtataggttaacgcttacagtttagcgcttgtttgggaaattaattatttaataaatttaattaaaaacatttaaacaaacgatttgttagaaatatatataaaacatttaaacaaacgatttgttagaaatatatatatacgtttgaaaatagttattttaccctataaacttaaattaagtcaaaaaaacgaagaaaaactacataaaacgccctggcttcctctgactacaatagtaaacgggaacgagtcGTGAAAAggagagagtgtatcatgctctctcctttaccgacattagagatgcgcgttctatattttttatttctgtgatggTTAAATCATTGCGTTACCGGCAAAACATACGTTAGCTAAGGACAGGAACAAACGCTGCTCGACGCTCGCCATAAGAACTTTGTAACTATATAAAACAGttctgacgtcacacacaAAAGCTGTGAACTAGAACTTGCGGCGTCGagcaaaatattgaaattcaGCGAAGCGAACAAATACACGTTGCGGTTGTGGTACACTGCTAAAGAGCGAGGCGTTGTAGTCACATTCATAGGTTTACTGTGAAGTGTAGTTGAAGTCACGGTGCTAGTGAGGAATCCTCCCCCCGCTTGCCTATAGAAAAAACGAGAgactaaaaaaggaaaaaagaaaatcattagACCGTAACGGTATTTccccataaaaatcatatactaataaatatatcatatattattaaatatcccGGATTATGGTACACCTGGAGCAGCAATCTTGGTGTCGTTGGAAAGAAGAAGCGACACTTCAATTACgtatcaaaaatatattaaataatcaaagaaCTTTTAGTTGGGTGGGCCGTCAAACTTTGTTAAAGTATGACacgcgataaaataaaaaatcgctaataaaaattaacaacattttgaCACACGTTGATGTATAGCAACATGcagaacatattaaaaaaatggggTAATATCGCCacttgtttttactttattaatattttagcaACCCACACTTTTAGTGTATTATTCATAGACCGATTCTATCGTCACTGCACCTAGTGAAGTTTATATACGTGACTTTACAGATTATCAATAAATGTTCTATGAtttagttggtgtagttttaaTATGGATAAAAGTTTCTTTGAAGGCGTCCGATGTCTTCTTCCAGAAGGAAATAACGTTGATATGCAGCAGTTCGCGGATTTTTTCAACAATGCGCATATTCACCACCcacaaataaaacagtataACGGTTACAACCTATTTCCGGGATTCGAACCCAATACTGCGGATTACGTTTACAACAAATGGGAACCTAAGAGTGGTGACGTCGTGGTGTGTTCGTACCCCAAAACAGGTATACATATAatagtaatttttattaactgTGAGAAaaacctgttaaaaatatCAGTTACTGTGTGTATACCTTTTtttgaatgaaagaatgtaactttttattctcgcgtggccgaaaaaagATATTCGTTTTAACACAgatgttccgtttcatacactgcgtggcagcttacgagttacaacttatgtaattttgtgggtatttttctgttttatgttgtatgactgacaatttagacaacccgttagtgacccATTGCCGTTAagatgtcttgcccaaaaacacatacgccaccaatggtagcagcgacgagcctttaacccattacctctggattaCAGACGGTCGTGCTGACCTACTGTGCCACGGCGGCGGACCCTTTCCACCCCTGCCCGTCGAACAgtttaatgaatttaacttttatgtaCCCTTGCGTGTTGAGGcaacaacacgggtgttctgtttcattcacctcgtgccaacttagaAGTGGTGTCTTAAATTACACATATGCAATGGTAATCGAACCTCGAACCTCTGTACTAAAGTAACTGTATTAGTTATTTCTATTAAtggttttattacaaaaaagttgttttaaacttaaatgatGTATAACCAACTGCAACGCTAAGTATTTTGCGGATGAAAGTAAAATGCGATAGTGTTGTTAGGTTTAAACACTATTCATAGAATGTTAGTTGTATAGGCTACATACCATTTCCCCTACGAATACGATTACCAAAAAATAAGTGGGTTTATAGACTTTACTAATGGTCGTAActcattaaaatgttttacctGCGGAACAGGCACAACTTGGCTCCGTGAAATCATCCATCAAATACTGTACAGCAATGAACCTGATCTTCTTGCAAAGATGAAACACTTTTCGCCAGTTTTTTCATGCTTGGAAATCGGGCCAGGTACTTGTGCATTAACGCTAAAACATGTAAGAATTGAAATATCCTTAGCCAGTTTAACACGAAGGGGCATATTTCATACTTCTCCATGATTACATTATTAATCGTGtgtcaaatgggacgagaaaatggaataaaaaggtgccctcccaccctactataattatttttatattagtcAGCAAATTCGAAGTGGTGGATAATCTTATTATGCGACGAAGAGTTTTCATGACCCACTTGTCACCAGCATGCTTAAACTTTGACAAGTTTCAACGTAAAGGTGTAAAGGTTAGAAAATACATAAACACCATTGACAGTATGTTACTGAAAAGTCTGCATGTATTTTGatgatgttttgtttctgcACTGAAACTGAAAACCATAGAAAcaattttatgaaacaaagcTAACAAAACGGCATCTTAAAAGTTATTGCGAGACGTTTAAGAGTCTGTAACGGTAAAGAGTGATATGCACTTAATTATTCTATCACTAGATACATATTGAGTATGCGCACCGATTGAGTGGCGTGGGaaaagacgagacacctttaacacataatgtccaaatatcttgttttaaacaattaacaacggcctatgagagtcgtggggatacggttttataattctttgaatgtttcgttttctacaaaatgggacgagaaaatagaataaaaaattgtgtCCCGTCTCACCCCACCCGACCCCAgtatatgtattaaaattattagcTTTGAAATGCCTCAATCCGTCTATGTATAGGACATCGGTCCTATTTAAACTATTACAAATacttacaatttattttatcagcTTATCTACATCATGAGAAATCCCAAAGACCAAGTTATTTCCTGGTATCACTTTGCTCATCAACACCATTTCATTCAAAACAAAGTCGAACCTTGGGACCAACTTTGTCCTGAAGATTTCGGCAAGTTCATTGATATCTGTATAGAAGGTGGGTTGTGTTTATTActtgtcgttgctaccattatgggtgtCTTTGGGTAAAACACTAAACggcgtgtttaaacaattacctatggaagttgtgaggatacagttgtAAAATTCTTTGgctgttctttgttcacttacaatgagacaagaaaataaaatgaaagactatcccatcttcccccacccctgTTATACGTGTCTCACATTAACCATTTTGGTTCAGgcaaaaatgttatttctttCTAGCATTCTCACTTGAAGAATGACAGTCGCGTTATTCCATTAATATTAACAGGAAATCAAGGATACTTTGGAAAGCAAAGAGAAGGCTACTTGGAACACGTAAGATATTGGTACGAACATAAAGATGACCCAAATATTCTATTTGTGATGTATGAAGATTTAAAGCGGGTAAGAAGGAATTGAGGAGGCATATTTATTAGTTACTTTCAATgcaaccacaatggtagctgcATCGAGCAACGAACCCGGTACCTTCTATCGTTACTAGCCGAGTTCTCTAGCAAGTATAGCATGGCGCATACTACTATACAGTTACGTGACTGCCCCAAATTAAGCTTTTAGTAATCTCCTAGTTCTTCAAAACAGGATTTTTGCAAAGAAGTTCGGAAAATATCCGATTTTCTTGAAGTACCCCTTTCAAATGCACAAGTGGatcaaataatgaaaaacacGTCAATACAGagcatgaaaaaaaatatgccaGACAAAGCAACAGACCTTGCAAAATCTATGGTCAGAAAAGGtagtcaaattttaaaaaaatgttgattgAGAAAGAATGAATTATACACTTACTTATCCTTGTGAAGTGGGGTAACTTCAGAATTTATAGCATGTGTTCCAGaatttatatcatgtttttCCTAATGTCCTTGGATGTCAAACACCTCTTGCctgcaaaatatgtttacattagttttttttttagagtaCACTGCATTATAAATGTATCTTGTCTAAACTCTCagctatatattaaaaataaagaaaaaatacgaGGTGTCTGAAACAGACATAcatgttataaggactgtcttTGTCCCGGaaagcgaggataaataagttacatttattcggATTGCTATCCATATAACTAAACTACTTTTACAGGTAATGTAGGGAATTGGAAAGATCATTTCACAACCGAACAATCACAATATTGTGACGACAAAGTGAAGAGAATATTAGGAAACACCGACATACAGTTCACTTACGAACTTTAATCGTAACATCtccaaatattctttattatatgtatgtttTCACTCGGCGAGTAACTTATTGTTAATACATCTGTTCTGCTGCGCAATCTTTATGCACCGTTGCCCAATTACTAattatgcaatttttttacgattatttgattttttatacgACTATTAGTTTGGGAAAACATTGACTGACTACTAGTTTGAAGCAATGATCGTAAAGTGCCTCACCCAAGAATACATACGTCTACAATGGAAACAACATTAAGCTTACAAAACGACAAAGAAGTTTCTTGTAAATACGCTTTTTACCACAAGTGTGTTTGCgactgttttgtttgtatgaatgtaacttactttatccccgcgtggctggaaaaagacagtcgttatatacgGGTGTATACATcacctcttgccagcttacgagttaccatgtatgttacatttttatgtttctctATCCTGTATTATTTAGCTCatcattaaaatatacaagtttCACTTCCATCTTAACATTTTCCCATAAACAAAGGAATCACTATTTAAACATGTCAGTTTTGTGCAGGCTAAGAATTGTTTCCTTCATGGCGTTTAATCAGCTCGTGTACATTTATTAGATTTGAACGTGCCCATTTATTAAGTGTACACATACGTTTATGATACAGCTTACTTTACTTTCGTTAATTTTGTGAAATTCANNNNNNNNNNNNNNNNNNNNNNNNNNNNNNNNNNNNNNNNNNNNNNNNNNNNNNNNNNNNNNNNNNNNNNNNNNNNNNNNNNNNNNNNNNNNNNNNNNNNNNNNNNNNNNNNNNNNNNNNNNNNNGCGATAGTGTTGTTAGGTTTAAACACTAT
It includes:
- the LOC100187321 gene encoding RNA polymerase II subunit A C-terminal domain phosphatase SSU72 — protein: MPKLSFAVVCSSNMNRSMEAHRCMSKRGYAVESFGSGNQVKLPGSSADRPNVYSFSTKYDDILTDLKQKDRNLYTQNGVLNMLDRNRRIKDRPQRFQDYVGQFDVIITLEERVYDQIMEDFNTRESETMEAVHVINLDIQDNHEEATIGAFVVCELSKKLEGSDDLDNDIDELLQDFEERSKRRIIHSVHFY
- the LOC100177098 gene encoding sulfotransferase 1C2-like yields the protein MDKSFFEGVRCLLPEGNNVDMQQFADFFNNAHIHHPQIKQYNGYNLFPGFEPNTADYVYNKWEPKSGDVVVCSYPKTGTTWLREIIHQILYSNEPDLLAKMKHFSPVFSCLEIGPVSKFEVVDNLIMRRRVFMTHLSPACLNFDKFQRKGVKLIYIMRNPKDQVISWYHFAHQHHFIQNKVEPWDQLCPEDFGKFIDICIEGNQGYFGKQREGYLEHVRYWYEHKDDPNILFVMYEDLKRDFCKEVRKISDFLEVPLSNAQVDQIMKNTSIQSMKKNMPDKATDLAKSMVRKGNVGNWKDHFTTEQSQYCDDKVKRILGNTDIQFTYEL